A region from the Acipenser ruthenus chromosome 13, fAciRut3.2 maternal haplotype, whole genome shotgun sequence genome encodes:
- the LOC117418306 gene encoding uncharacterized protein LOC117418306 isoform X1 — MLEQCEYKSYDDYNIVQIEKDGNCFFRCLGVLYGSQNDHRTIRHNVIELMESNIKQYEMYIDSVTHIEKMKLSDGSIDSWATEAEVMAAVDLNRPIHVYIDLKNKDCFKYEGTIEYIKNKNDPINLLYNNNHFSVIVFKDNETGRKSEYCGIIKKDNQDKSKTVNINQVKVNNKMQNRELNMTKIENSKQKDRRPKNRNVTKYTKEKTEDIVFNLSSKTLTTSQKAVLSKGLKFIPTKRYIDKDKLATELKEWERRMRLAEYFFNENISDSEGNYEHGIKVNSTSTWTPPDGRDKWLDMYIEVVKQEIIVGLKKRCKLNLTNIEEQAMTELLNDDDIMIKPADKGSGIVIMNTDDYMKSVQCELNNTYTYEEVKSNKSNKIGKRG, encoded by the coding sequence atgcttgagcaatgcgagtataagagttatgacgactacaacatagttcaaatagagaaggacgggaactgtttctttagatgtttaggtgttttatacggttcacaaaatgaccatcgaacaattagacataatgtaatagaactaatggaaagcaatataaaacaatatgaaatgtacatcgactcagtgacccatattgaaaaaatgaaattaagtgatgggagtatagattcttgggctacagaggcagaagttatggcagctgtagacctaaataggcccatacacgtatacatagacttaaagaataaggactgttttaaatacgaaggcacaatagaatatattaaaaataagaacgatccaattaatcttttatacaacaataaccatttctcagttattgtatttaaagacaatgaaaccggaagaaaatctgaatactgtggcataattaagaaagataatcaagataaatctaaaacagtaaatataaaccaggttaaagtaaataataaaatgcaaaatagagaattaaacatgactaagatagagaattcaaaacagaaagataggagacccaaaaatagaaatgttaccaaatacacaaaagagaagacagaagacatagtatttaatttatcaagtaaaactttaaccacatcccaaaaagcagtactgagtaaaggacttaagtttataccgactaaaagatacatcgataaagataaactggccactgaattaaaggagtgggagagacgcatgagattagcagaatattttttcaatgaaaatatctcggattcagagggtaattatgagcatgggattaaggttaatagtacaagcacatggactcctccggatggaagagataaatggttagatatgtatattgaagtagttaaacaagaaataatagtaggactaaagaaaagatgtaaacttaatttaaccaatattgaagaacaagctatgactgagttgttaaatgatgatgatataatgataaaaccagcagataaaggctcaggaatagtgataatgaacacagatgactatatgaaatctgtacaatgtgaattaaataatacatatacatatgaagaagttaaaagcaataagagcaataaaatcggtaaaagaggttaa